The genomic stretch AGGATTTTCTCAATGTTGACGGTCGTAtggtgagctatagttgttacTATCTGTGTCATGTTGTTATTAGCAAAATGCGAATCTGCAGTAAAATAGTCTTCGTTTATATTGTGTTTTAACGGCAGATAGTTATAAATATACAAAAGGTAGTCAAAACAATTGTCTGTCTTTTCACTCAAATCAACTTACTAATCACGAGAATCTCTCACACACACCTTATACATAGTTACTcatggattatcggatttatacaatctcgatagttaaattatcaaggCACGGACATATAAATTAGTTAAATATAAATTAGCTATTTAGATCGAAAACATCTGACAGTTCACTGGTATATGTGTATGAATCATTTTCAACAAATGACGATAAATGGGTgaatgaaaagtattttttttttttaaatgacccaaATATCTTAAATACAGACgggaaaacgcatatttagaccCTCATAAATACATAAGGTCtataaaaagattgttttttttttttattaattgtgtttACTATTGAGTACATGTGCATTGTCAAGACTTTATTCCAATAACACTTGCAGTTACTGAGATATTCAAAAACGTCATGTCACGTTATTGGTTGAATTTCATTTCTTTCGGCTGGTGggtttttgttttcatatttatttactgagaatgaataaattttaaaacggCGAATTTAAACTGTCGTAATCGCAATCAATATATTGATCTATATAGTCAATATTATGTTCCCTTCtgtaataatattttgtttaagcATCTGTGTTTGTTAAAAACATCATCGATATTTCAATTATAATTGATATGAGGGTCATTTTTTCtttgtcatgtacatgtatatatatatatataagataataCATTCTATGGAATTGTTTCTTGGTTTGAAAACCCATGAAGTTGTTCCATCTTtacttttacattttatattttaagcatttcatgatttttaaattatattaaacaaTGAATACTTCTAATTGTTTCTGTGTTACCATTGCAAGTGTCCTTTTCACAATTACACTAAATTTCAACATTGTAAATTTAAATGCCTCGAGCTTTACGGGAGCTATGTTTAGCACACAGGAATACACCAGATTACAGATTAGTAAAGACACTATAGAGGTTTATTCTGAAATTGTAACAGAATGTGCAAGACAGTGCGTATTATTAGATCAATGTTGTTTAGCAAGCTTTTCCGAGGACACAACGACATGTGTTCTTGATCAGTCTGGATCTTGTTTCATTGGTACACTCATAGACGTTGGATGGAGAACAATCAAGAAACAAACGGCAAATGGTAAGTTTCAAAATACACTGCATACTTTTTTTATACtacaactagttgtgtttatttccttaatatatatatatatatagtaacatagctatattttgcATAGTGTAGATTTTATCATGAAGCACTTTCTCCATAATCAGGGGTTCAtaaagggatgaaaataagtttgacaatTGTGTTACCATTTAAAAAGCTATCAATATATCAGTTTAAGTTGCATTATAAACTGTGGACTGGCTCAGTAGAACCCATCCCAAGTTCCTCAGcctcataaaataaaatatctttctttCATTGACAtgattgacctaatattgtatatatgtattttattttacatacacAAATTTTACATGTACTGTCTtgaatgtggtatgattgcaaataaaacTATCAAAAAGAGAGCAAATGATGCAAAAACACAATACAGCCTTTAAAACTGAGCCAACCACATTCCGCATAGTTAGCTTTAAAAGACatcgaaaaataaataaataattcaaattggACAACTAACAGCCTGATTAATATCTTTGATTCGAATGTCACTGATAGTGTTTGTTTGTAGAAAAAAACGAGCTTCTTGCGTACAAAATGTTAATCCATGTACAGGTGAATGCTACTTTTCTATCCTACTAAGTTTAGATAAACATCCCTTTATGTCTTTTTTTCAGCATCATCAACATGTACAAACTGTTTAGTTTACGATAgatctttatataaaataattgataacGAGAAAAAATGGCAAGAAGCTGTGGTAAGTTGCTCTATGTATATGATGTGGACTTACACAATAAGCAATTTacctaaatatattttcatgagAACTATAAGGTTAACTTTTCGCAAAATTTACAGTGCATATTAGATAACTTATAGTTACTTATTTCCTATTGTAATATCTGTGCCTGGGTAATACTGCCACATCTCCATATCTATATTATTCTCAATGTCgcctttgaattaaaaaaaaaaatcgcacgAAATTAATGCTCATTTCCTCTGCAGACTCCTGATTCATAAAAATACTCAAACACGATTGGTATAAGTGTTATTCACTTTTTTGGCAATAAAAAACCAACAGAAATAAAAGGCCCCCGAGGAATGGTGGTATGTTTATGACAAGTTAAGAATTAGAACACCGGAAAGTACTTTATTCCTCAATTAGTCTTATTGCCAAATATAATAAGATTGTGTCGCACTCGTTTTTTTATAGGACGATTGTAAATGCCAAGGCGGTAAATTGATTGAAATAGAAACGAAGGAAGAGAATGATTTTATCCTTACTGAATTACAGACTAGAAACACAGGAAGTAAgtggaaatattttatttaggAAGAGACACATGATTTATGAATAAAGGTTAGGTTAAGAGTGAAGAGAGAGTATTTCAACGGAGtttattttatgacaaaaatgtcACGCGATTTCGAAACGTTTGCTTCACGTTTACGATTTTCTGCAAAGCGGTTTTGTGGTAATTTCCATACAAGATGCATATGATCTTGCATCCACCTTtctatcttcttcttcttcttgatACTATGTGTATCCTCTAACACCGGCAAACGGACACATTTCTAACATCGGAACAAAGAATGTGTGTATAGTCATAttacatttacataaataaaggcaacagtagtataccgctgttcaaaactcataaatccatggacaaaaaactaaatcgggataacaaactaaaaccgagggaaacgcattaaatataagaggaaaacaacgacagaacactaaaatgtaacacacatagacaaaatcccacgagaataacaaatataacatatatatataacatcaaaaccaaatacatgaatttgggatagacaagtaccgtgacacgtcttatcgcaatgtgaatttacactaaaaaataagagaaaacaaacgacacaacgttataatgtaatacacacaaaaacgaactataatataacaatgaccatattcctgacttggtacagggcatttttaaaggaaaaaatggtgggttgaacctggttttgtggcatgccaaacctcgcacttttatggccatgtgaaatataacatcaaaatgacaacacaggactacaatataaataaattggagaacacaattgacaaagaatcacacgaacaacagccaacaaaaggcaacaagttcaaaattttaatacgccagaagtgtatttcgtcctcacaagacctatgtgtgacgcacagatacaaaagtttgaaagccgaaacgagtacaaagttgaacagcatcgaggaccaaaagatcaaaaaggttgtgccaaaaacggcaagggttttctgttaagttaccagaaaatccctataatttagagtaatttatacttttgcaaacagtaaatttaataaaatgaatattcaaaagatgtacatgataaagctgaagtattaactaattacaggaaacaactgaaatacatttacataaccagacatttgaaacacaaaagtagacacatccgaatacgtttaaacctctacgccaagtgacgtcctatttgaaactgaaaattgacgaaaaaatgacgtcatttgaattagttaaacagatcatcaaaaaatgaaaaatgacgtcacataagaatgaataagatagaattaggattaatttaagattatatatttgaactaaatactgatattgcatttaataacaaagcacattttaattcttattaatataaaactgaggtagcaattaactatattataaaactatgtccggtttgttatgaatctaacttcaaacgtaaaatatcgtactggttacgttgaacgaaatcaaatctgataaatgaaggcggtgattaattttctttaccataacacataaatataatagaaaagacgtcaacacatttgacaaaatccgatgagaattacaaatataacattaaacatttaaacttaatacatgaatttgggatggttaagtaccgtaccacgtcttatagtaatgcgagttcacactcggaaaaacagtcacaatcgggaataagtcacgtttggtaattaaaagattagacgacattatgacaaaccacaatctaccatgtggtaaaaatgtccttagctagtttggtcaacgaaacatcgtatggatccaccaaatcgtgatggtgtccataaaatttacggagtgtcaattttaatcagtcctcctcataactttgttggagcagtttctgcgtaaggagcacactcctgtatatgaagtccgtatataAACAATCCTCCTATGCATTTGACATTAACACGATTAACTATTAAGCAGGTCGACATCATCAATACTAATCAGTTTGTTCTTTGTATGTTTCAGCATTAGGGTACTGGCTAGGTGGTTACAACTTTAACAATGATTTCGACCTTGAGTGGATAAGTAATCCAGGTCAAGATATGCCATTTGATGGTACTGGTGTTGGTGAACCTAACAACCCGTTTACAGAACTATGTTTAGTTGCATGGGAGGATATCGATTTTTATTGGGCTGATATTCCATGTAGTGCCGTTTTGCCATATATATGTGAATTTTCTGCCGATTAGACAAGTATTATGTAAACTgattattttattgtaaaattttatgtGGGATGTCTTCcttattttcaaattgttattaGATACTAATAGGGTTTTCATTTTGTTACTAAGTATCGACAGAATCAActtatttaaataacattttattgaatttctgttttgtttttctgttaaatttataaaaataatcctTTCCCAAAAATTAGTTTAAATGAACACATCAGAGAAAACCACATGCACATTGCAGCATTTTCgtgagaaaaaaacccacaaaaacacCTTTACCTTAGATTAAGGACAATTTAAAATGATCCTATTCGAAGCGACACACATATTGTGCAAGAGGATACcttttcaaaaagagtctaaaTAACCAGCATTAAGCACGGTTAAAAATTAACGTCTTACTTTGTCATATTTGTAGAactaaaaaaataactatttgaACCATCATAAGCTGTTCACgataaaaaatcagaaataatctAATGCAAACTCAATTTTGCGATATTCGGTGCTCTATTTCATCAATGTAAATAGATGCCGACagtccatttatttattttgatttaaaatggttAGAAGTGTTTTAACAATATCGTTGTGGAAGCTTTTGATAAAGTTTAACGGAATGTAAAACAATAGAATAAATGCtctactaaaaaaataaaactttcatttaaacttttaaatatatgtatttttcagATAAGTAATATATGTGTTTACATCTCGTGTATAAGGTTCCGTTTATATATAGCAACAACGAAAACTCCTGAAATATAAACTCCTAAATTAGGACAGGCTAATATGTAATGTGGCAGAATTAAACGAGTTTTTCTAGTATTCAACCATCCCTTAGCGACAAAATGAGTAAAAGAGTTGATTAACATCTAAAGTTGATATATACGTTCTGATACAACGCTttctgtagattcatttattttcgttggttcCATTTTCGTGGATTATGAAATCTTACATGTTCggggatatttaatttcatggttttgctgaAATCTGCATACaatcctatagaaaatttgttattcgatGAAAATTTAATTTCGTGGCTACCTGTAACCTCGAAATCCACGAAATgttgtatccaacgaataataatgaatccacagtaagagAAATATCGGTTGACATCATTATTCACATAGTAATGATTAATTCACAAAGGCTTGTTTATTACTTTATCGGAATCAAATAACACATATTGATATCAAGTGATGTTCGATGTATTTACTCGTTATGAATTGCTCTTTTGTAACTTCCAAATGCCCCTGCAATAATATTGTACTAAGTATAGGAAAACAAGTTCTAAATATTTACACTGCCATCATAAATTTAGTAATTCATTACTCAATCACATTACTTGCCATTAGCGTTATTTTCCATACTATTGTTCTAATCGAAAAAAGAATTTTCGTTTcagctttttaaaatatttatgtttacataatACTTTCTAGAAATAGACTAAAAAATAACACACAGAAGATTTTTTTTGTCTTGTATTTATTAATATTCCCAACCTACACAATGACCTAGTCCAGCAGAAAAAGTATGACAATGTTGACAGGAAATAGTAATTTAGAGAAACAGTtctgaaaacaaaatgacaaaagcGACAATTATTGGTAAACTTGAGGTAAAAAAGATACCTTAcacatattttaattatttatatatagcaTGTATATTTCCTGAATTTTTAAGGACCAGGCaattcaatttaaaacaatttaaaacatagTCAGAAAAAATtactgatcatatatatatacatcatgctttttgaatgaaaaaaaaaatcaacctgagttaaaatttatatatctttcGTTTATAGCAAATAAGGGAATGCACTTATACAGCCTGTTACTGTGCTATTGTAAAATTTGTTTGatgcttgtctttcatttttgctagtATGATTGGTCTATATGCCATTGTTTGCGTCTttgttataatcctggtacctttgataactatttacatatttgttttggtattttgggtgattaagattataacacaatgttgactgctgtatattttacatttgtaactATTATATCTggttgttttgttcacgcatcgttgtcaatataatggaatttgattcgacagtcatacaagtgagaagttaagctagttataaaaccaggcttaactcaatattttctacataggaaagaaataggcctgtaccaagtctgaaATATGATgaggggactttccgttttgaattttactcagggttcagtatttttgagattttcctttttatttatgTCTCTTAATTAACCATGTTAGAACGCTCAAGATAAGTTTTATTAAGAGTGATGCCAAATTCACTCCAGTTACCTGGTATTAATAGTGTATTTCAACCAAAGTTATTTCTTCTAATTCCTAACAGGAAACAGTTTcggtatatgattttttttttgaagctCATTTAAAAGTGTAAAATATATCCGATAGATGTGTTTATTgattataaatgttttttgtcaGTGGTTTATTTTGTCTTGCTGTTCATGCATTACTGTTATAAATGCATATTGTTTACACGAACATGATGAATTTAACGAACTTAATTTGCCTAGTGTATTCATcacattaataataaaacaaacattgaatGACCATTTTTGTATGAGCTCTCTTCTTTTCTACCTTAGAATACTTATTAATCAGTATGGCCTAAACATCTTTGCCTAAGACGGCGGACAGAAGACCATTCAAGGGAAACATTTACACAGGCATTTATATAATCTATTTTTTGAATACtacataaaacatttgtttttctatgATTAAATGGTGTGACAGGATTGGCTCTGTTTAGTAGGTGAAACGATCGTTATATGATTAAAACGAGAGGGAGGGGAGAAGGCTTTGCGTACCAAAGTCAACTTAAAAAATACAGGAACGTGTTAAGCTTTCTATTGCGTAAAACATAACGCATTAACgtataaatatttattgaaacaaatgataccgtatttacaaaaaaaaaaaaacagtcttgACAGTTGACAATAAAGTCAGCATGCACATAACAACATAAATGCTTACTATGTGTTCATTTGTTGTCCCCACAGTGTCTCAAATGCTTTATAGCAGTTTGATAGAATTTGTTTGTATTGTAACACGTTTTCTATagtaagtatgttaaatttgcaGGATGTTCCATTACAATGACAGGTGTAAATATAGTTTAAAACTCATCCAAAGCGGTCTCTTATAATGACGCCATATACACGACAGCAAATCGCTCGGATAGGTCAATAATTTGGTTAAATGGCAAAAACCCAACTACTGACATATGTGTTGCATCAGCATATATTTCTGAACATCATTCTCATTTCCAAGGAGACCAGATCGTATATAGCATGTATGTATaattaaaatgctttaaaaactAGTGTGTAAACAGTGATAACGACAATGGCCGGGAAAATATTGACGTTGTGGCTTTGTGGTCGACGGAATATTTCGTAGATATCCTATCAATCGCGCCCACTGCGACCTATGACTTTCATCTGTTTCATTGAATGTACTACTTTAATTGACTGTTGGACATAAGTGATTAAATTTTCTCTTTAAAACAGGTTATACAGACGTTAACCTCATCGTAAACGGTTGAAAACATAAAAACAGCCATATTTGCTCATGGAAAAAGCAGATGGAACAAGTTAATCAATAAATCAACAACTTTTGTTTTCTAGTTGGGATACAAAAGACCTTGATGAAAAGACTTAGTATAAATATCGGTCTTTTAGACTCTATTTATTCCtgtgaattgattttttttatatttgtcggGCTTAGGTTGTTTGGCATTCTTGTTAACACGTCGCCACATTGTGTTAACAATAACAAGTTATTTTGTATGTACTATTGTGTGTCTATGTCAATGTTTTATACAGGTCACAAAACTACAGACAAGGTCCTTACCTCTAAATATCTGAAAATGCCTTTTTCTGTAATATGGTATATTGACTGGTATTTGcaattttgaactttttcaatACAGATTTTCACTGAAAGCCGCTAATGTCTCATATTTTCTCTTTAATTGAAAGTTGAAAAAAAGGGAATTAAAATGGTCATAAGATAGTTAATGTATACTTTACCGATAAGTGCAGTGAGTCAGCCGAGGTTTTACTGTCAACTGCAGTTGCTATCCCATATAAAAATGGTATTTggaattttatataaagttagaAAGTGTCCACGACATAGTCGTATCGTGACTTAAGAACACATTGTGTAGTACATACGGCTTATTTTTTAGCTTAAAATTTAAGTTTTAATAGTCTAATAATCATGCTGATTATAAGTTggcagttttctctgctttccaCATCTGACTGTATCAACCTATCCTTGTTGTTGTTTAACAACCAACAGAAAACACTTTTGACAATAATTGAATTTAGTATTTAAAAGTGCCAATACACGTATTACTGACGAAGTTTACAGTAATTATGAcagttgtatatacatgtagcaaaTCTTAAATACATCGTTTGCTGGTGTACCTGATAGAGGCCAAATGTACAGATTAGGTAACAGGTGAAACATGCAGTTGGAATCAGTATCAAATTCAATCCTGGATTTGTTAATTATTGGagaaaatctattaaaaaaatatagttttaactTTTCTCAAGACCTAGAAAAGTTTGAACATGTgatacacaaaatagaaaacaatttgATACTATGTGTATAATCTTCATAAATTCTTGTCGTTAaatgtttgttataaattagtatgccgttagttttctcaactATAATGAAGTGACACAGGAAAGCAAAGACTATCACTTGCTGTCAATACTTCTCTATGTCGTTGTCCATCAGATGAGATAACAATAACATTGTTCGAATAGTGTCCCACTACAAACACATTGCCATCATTATCTACATCAAGACCACAAGAAGACCTCAGTACCCTTTAATTTTTAATCTCCATTGTATTTTACCTTGTAGAGTATAACATGTAACAGCGTATGATGCTTGATTTGTATGGTATATTGTCCCTAAATGTAGCAACGTAACATGTCTTCTCGAATTACATCTTCAACGGACTCGTCGTACAGATTGAATATACGGACACCTTTGTTGTAACCGGAATAAATCAATTGATTATTTTTCAGCGCTATGTCATAATTAAACGAATCCAgtgaaattgttttcttatttgtttcCTCGTCAGGTCTATAATAATAATACAACACTCGCAAGCTGAAACAGCTACTGTATTGTCCTCACTGTTATACACTATATCAAACGGTTCACACGGCATCTTCATCTCAAATTCTTTTGATCCTTTCTTCCGGAATACTTTAACAGTTTTATCCATGTGGTAAGAAAATGCCGATCTACATTCAGCAAGTATGCAATGAGTATCTCTAGTCTTATATTTTCAATAGATCTTGATTTTGCGGTTGGTACCATCATTTGAGCTTGTTTCACCTTTTTTCGGATCAGAAGGATATCGCATGAAAGAGATTCCATACGCACTCCTCCAAAGCTAATCATATCGGACATGATATTCTAGATAGAGGCGTTAATCTTAAATGAAAGAGAATTCTGCTTCAACTTCTCACATCCTACAAACGACTGAAACAGTTTCTCTTTGGTATCGACGTCTTTCTCTATCTGCTTCATTGAAAGaatcatttgaaggtctgttgcgtgtctttttattttcagaatattGTCTGGCATTCTGCTATTTCTTTTTGTATGTTTCCTAATGATGACCATTACATGAATAACttacaaattttctattttatctttttctttgaTCAAATAGAGTTGTTTTGTTAAATCTTCTTGCAGTTTGTCGAGATGATTGTTGATTTTTATTCTGGTctgctttatttcttttttaatatctgtaCTAGTTTCCTAAATTGTAGACATATTTACCTCTTGGTGTATACGATTTATTTCGATATTTTCGGATAGGTCAACTAATGTTTCGTCTAGCTCGTAGAGGGTATTGGATGTTTTGACATCACGAATGACTTCATCTAAGTTGAAGATGTCGTGACATTCTTTGTTGCTTTCTACAAAACACTTGCTACAGCAGGAAAATGCATGTTTTTTGCAATATATTTGAAACTTTTCGTCGTGTTTGCTTCAGTGCTGAGAAATTCTCAATGCATCGGTATTCATCAATATGTATCACTCTACTTTTTCTAGATGCCCTAGACGAACTATGATGTTCCTGGCATTATGTACAAAGTCCCTCGTCACATTCTGTACAGCAGACTGTTGATGTTTTGGTGAGATGGCGAAGGTCACAGAAACCACAAATTGGAGGGGATGTCGCCATTAAACACAAGCTACAAAATGATACTCAGTGATATTTTTTTAGTCATGAAAATGGTTGTTTACAGCTACAGCAACCCGCCAATCAAAACCTGCTGACTTCATTGTAAATAGTGTCAgtataatctaaaataaaaattaatcttACTTATCTCATTACCACGTTGAtttaattattatgattattgtgtttatatattaacttatataattaaggcaacagtagtataccgcggtTCGAAACTCGATaaccgattgagaaaaaacatatCCGGGATGCAAacttaaactgaaaaaaaaaacatcaagtatAAGAAGAGAACAACTACACAACAGAATCACTGAATGCATCACATACATAAACGAGCTATAAGATAACAATATTCATTTTCTCAGTTTGGAACAGTTAATTTTAAGTACATTATAAAACTATTTTGCTTAAAAAATGGGAAATTAGATAAAAAGTCATAGTTAATTATGATTTCCAAACGAAAGTTTAAataataaagtttaaaatttcTGGTATGTATGTCACCCATGTAGTATGAAGTATATAAAACGTAACTAAACGTGTTAAATAAGAATGAATCTTCAAAATATCAAACAACATCTAAACACATACCTTTAACTTGAAATATACATGATTGTCTGTTTAACAGGGAGTTATAAACCACGTGACTAATTTATTAATTGATAAATTGTCATGTGAATATCATAGCATCATGTTAATAGTATAGTGTCATGTGTCAACTTTTGATAAAAActgatatagatatatatttaagATCACAAGcgaacaggtacatgtatatctcCCTATACAATGTACAGCATTATAACGAGATGTCTTCACTTAATTTTTGTCAGTACTAGACTGTTCTATCTTCAAACTCCCGTTTGATTATAATGACTTAAACAATTTATATTCTTCTACTCAGTTCTGAGAAAAATATTTGTATAGTGCTGTATCTCAACTACTCGTGTAATTAGCTGCTAAGTAATTGTCatcaaaaattgttttgtttttatttattttttatacatgaaAAACTTCAAGCTTTGAGTGTCATAGATATATGAATAatttataacattaaatattattttttttaatagcagATAAGCtaattgtatgcatatatatgataaatgtcTACTAGATCATACTCTTCTTATATCCCTCTTGAACAAATCATATGCAGAGAAATGGTCGTTCCCTCAATAACTATAGGTAAtttaagggggtctcattgggttGGGGGATGTTTGATCCTGGATCCCGTTTAATGTTTAGTGCGAAACACGTGCCCCGCATCTCTTTGCCATAATAGCGCATTTGATTTCACGTGTCCCGCcggacttcatttcccgtttttagGCCT from Mytilus edulis chromosome 7, xbMytEdul2.2, whole genome shotgun sequence encodes the following:
- the LOC139483280 gene encoding snaclec bothroinsularin subunit beta-like, giving the protein MFSTQEYTRLQISKDTIEVYSEIVTECARQCVLLDQCCLASFSEDTTTCVLDQSGSCFIGTLIDVGWRTIKKQTANASSTCTNCLVYDRSLYKIIDNEKKWQEAVDDCKCQGGKLIEIETKEENDFILTELQTRNTGTLGYWLGGYNFNNDFDLEWISNPGQDMPFDGTGVGEPNNPFTELCLVAWEDIDFYWADIPCSAVLPYICEFSAD